A stretch of DNA from Granulicella pectinivorans:
ATCCGTCCGGCGTCACCACATGCAGCCACTCCGGAAAAAGAAGATCGATCTGCTTGATATGCTCCTTCAGCGAGGAGTAGCTGGCCGCGTCCCAGTCGACATAGTAGGCAGCGCGCAGGCCTTCGCCGCTGTTCAGCGGAATGTCGGCGGGCGAAAGGTTCGAGTGGCGATGGGCAGTCGGCGACAGCTTCTGTCCCGGCTTCAGCGCGGGCACTGGCTCATTCTGCAGCGCACGGTAGTTGCGCTTCTGGCTCTGCAGCAGAAGGGTCGGCAAAGGCTTCATGCGCGCCAGGCCAATAACGAACAGCACACCGAGGACAAGACCGATGAGGGCGAGAACATCGAAGATGCGGCGCAGACGCTTCCAGCGTTTGCGTTGCGGATCGTAAAAAACTGGCTTGCCTGGCTTGCTCATGGTCGCTGTAGGCTCATCGTAGCAGGTAGAGGGCTGTGAGGCCGGCGGTCGTCGTCCGCGTTATCATAAGCAGCAAAATGGGACTATGGCTATGATGCGGACGAAAGGTCGCGAGGTGCTTGTGGTAGCTCTCGCGCTTGCCATCGGATTTGGCCTGCGGGCTTGGTTCATCACCCATGGCCCCAGGGTCACCGGGGACAGCCTCGTCTACGGCGATATCGCCAAGAACTGGCTGCGGCATGGCGTCTACGGGTTCACCAGAGGTCTCGGTGCCAGGCCGACCCTCCTGCGTCTTCCCGGCTACCCCATCTTTCTCACCGCATGTTTCGCGGTCTTCGGCGTCGATCACTACGGCGCGCCCATGTTTGTGCAGGCCGTCGCCGATCTCTGGACCTGTCTGCTGGTGGCCGGCATCGCGCGGCGGCTCTATGGCGAAAGAGCCTGGTGGCTGGCGCTCTGGCTGGGTGTGCTGTGCCCCTTCACCGCGAACTATACCGGCGCAGCCCTCACCGAGACGCTCAGCCTGCTCTGTATCGCCGCAGCCTTTTACGCAGTGCTGCGTTGGCGGGATGCCGGCCTCGGCATGAACCGCTGGGTGGTCGGTGCCGGGGCCGCAATGGCCTATGCGGTGCTCCTGCGGCCGGAGCAGGGCTTACTGGCGGCGGCGGTGGTCCCCGCGATGGCCTGGATGGCCTGGCGAGGGAAGGGAAGGCTCGCGGCGGTCGCTGCCACAGCTCTCCTGATCGTGCTGCCTCTCGGCCCCTGGGCCGTACGCAACTGGATCACCTTCCATGTCCTCCAGCCGCTTGCTCCGCGTAACGCCACCGACCCGGGCGAACTCATCCCGGTAGGCTTTCAAAAGTGGTACCGAACCTGGGGCCTGGACTTCATCACCACCGACTCCGTGTACTGGCACTACGACACCGATCCCATCCTCATGAAGGATCTGCCGGACCGCGCGTTCGATACCGCGCAGCAGCGAAAGACCACCGCCCAGCTCCTCGACGAGTACAACCAGACGACCACCGCAACGGCCGCATTCGACATGCGTTTCAAGGCGATTGCGGACGAACGGGTCAAGGCATCGCCGCTGCGCTACTACGTGGAGATGCCTCTCGGAAGGCTCACGAACATGCTCTTCCGCCCCCGCACGGAGCTGATGAATGTGCCTCTGGACTGGTGGAAGTGGGGCAGGTGGGCCTGGATCTCCGTAGGCCTCGGGATCATCAACCTGCTCTACTTCGGCCTCGCCGGCTGGGGCATCGGCAAGGCAGGAATCGGAGGGGCCGCAGGTTGGGGCATGCTGGCCTTCTGCGTCCTGCGCTGCGCCCTGCTGGCCACGATCGATAACTCGGAGCCGCGCTACACGCTGGAACTCTTCCCGCTTATCTTCGTCTGGGCCAGCGGGGTGCTGGCCTACTCCGCCAACGGGTCGAGACGCCCTAGATCGTGAAGTCGTTCAGCCTCTGCCACAGCGTCTCGTCGATCGGAATACCCTTGGCCAGATTCTCGTCGCGCAGCCGCAGCGTCTCTTCGCCGGGATAGCGCGGCGGTCGCGTGCCCTCGATCGGAGGCGCGGCATGCAGGTCGTCGAGAATCGACTCGGCAATCTGTGAGAGCTGTGCCGGATCGGTGAAGTTCGTCGGGTCGATCGCCAGAAAGAACTGCGACAGTCCTGACTCCTTCAGCGGATCCAGCGGAAGCTGATGCGTGGACAGCCCGCCCGAGAGCATCGCGGCGAACAGGTCCAGCGAAAGCGACAGACCGGAGCCCTTCCAGAAGCCGATCGGAAGCGTACGCAGCGACGTCTCGATGGCCTTCGGATCCGTAGTCAGCTCGCCTTCGCTGTCATACCCGCCAGGAACCGGAAGCTGCGCCCCCCGCTGCGCGTAGGCCGCCAGCGACCCCATCGAAAACTGGGTCGTGGCCATATCGAGCACCACCGGCGACGCGGCGCGTGGAACCGCCAGGATAAGGGGATTGTTCCCAATCGTCGGTTTGGCAGTGCCCCAGGCCGGCGTATTGGCCAGCGTATTGGTCCAGCAGATCCCGAACATCCCCTCCGTCGCCGCCTGCCAGCCATAGGAGCCGCCACGCATCCAGTGGTTGGTGTTCGAGAGCGCCACCGCTCCCATGCCATGTTCACGGGCAAGCTGCATCGCGCGCCCCATCGCGGCATACGCGTTCAGATTGCCCGGTCCGAGGTTGCCGTTCCAGCGCTCGATCGCCCCGAAGCCCGAGGTCTTGGTGGGAACAGCATCCGGCACGATATGCCCCGTCCGGATCATCGCCGAGAAGCGAGGAAAGCGCGCAAGCCCATGCGTCCGGACGCCGTCGCGGTCCGTCTCGGCAAACAGCCGCGCGCAAAGGGGGGCGGTTTCGCTGGGAACGCCAAGGTGGAGGATCGTCTTCAGAAGTGCGGCGTAAAGGTCGTCGTAAGGGACTCGAAGCATACCGCTTAGGGTAGGGGGTATCGCCTCCGGGTGGCAAGGGACCCTCCGGCTGTCCGTCCCCGGCCTCCCTGGTCCCGCACAAAAAACACGGACCATTAAAGTTCTCTAATCCTCCGCCGATAACCCATCCAGAGGAGGAAGACCATGAAAATCCCCACCCTGCCGCCCACTCTCAGCCCCGCCGAGGAGCCCCTACCCATCGAGATCGACGGCCCCGCCGACGTCCGCTGGAACAAGATCCGCGACCTCCGCGCCCGCATCGACTCCGGCACCTACCGCATCCCTTCCACCGCCATAGCCTCGTGCATCCTCGACGCGATCACCAGTTACAAGTAACCGCCCCGCGCGCGAGCGGACCAGTCCGGTCCGGCAATGCCCCCGCAGTTTCGCCCTGCAAACGCTTTTGTGATCCCGCCAAGCCTCCTCAAGAGAATCCGCTATCATCAGGAACGAACGGCAAATCCCTTCGCCGACACGATCGTGAGCGATGCAAAGGTTCCAATGAGTTCTGTTGACTCCGAGATATCCGCCGCTGCCGTCACCGAGCGCGAAAGTCTCTTCGAGCGTTGGTCGTGGTTCTACGCGCTCTGCCGGGAATACCTCTTCCGCGACCACACCGACGAGATCGCCGGCTCGCTCTTTCCCTCCGAAGGCCCCCGCCCCGGCACCCATGTCGTCGAACTCGGCTGCGGCCCCGGCTTTTACTCCTGCCGCCTCGCCACCGAGTTCCCCGGCATCCAGACCACCGGCATCGACCTCTCCGAAAAGCTTCTCCTTCGCGCCAAACTCCGCGCCGCCCGCCGCCGCCTCGTCAACTGCGACTTCAGTCTCGGCGACGCCTGCTCTCTTCCGCCGTGGATCGCCAACGTCGACGCCATCGTCGTCTCGCGCCTCTTCCTCATCGTCCCTGGCCGCGAAGCCGTCCTCTCCGAGATCCACCGCGTCCTCCGCCCCGGTGGCCGATGTTTTATCGCCGAACCCACCTCCGGCTTCCGCACCCGCATCCCCCTCAGTTGCATGTGGATCCTTTCGAAACTCACCTCCAGTCCCGGTGGCAGCTACCGGGAACCCCTGCAAGCCCACGTCATGACCCGACCCGACTTCTCCACCCTCATTCACTCCCAGCCCTGGGAGTCGGTCGACCTCCAGTACGACGGCTGGTACCAGTACGCCGTCTGCCAGAAGCGCAAGGCATCCGACCCGGCCGCTGAGGTAGCCTGAAGGAATGAGTTACCCCGTTCTAAAAGCAGGCCAGCCGGACCAGTCACGCTCCGGCCTCTGTGCCCTTGCCGTCATGGCCAAGGCACCCCGCCCCGGCAAGGTCAAAACCCGCCTCGCGCCCCCGCTCACCCTCGATCAGTCCGCGGCCCTCAACATCTGCTTCCTCAAGGACACCACCCAGAACATCGACTCCATCGAAGCCGCCGCCGGCCTCGTCTGCTACACCCCCGTGGGCGATGAAAGCCTCTTCGACACCCTCCTGCCGCCCTCCTTCGCCCTTATCCCGCAGCGAGAAGGCACCTTCGGAGAACGCCTCCTCGCCGCCGCCCAGGACATCCTCAGCACCGGTTTCGGCTCCGTCTGCCTCATCGACTCCGATTCCCCCACAGTCCCCGCCGCGGCCTTCGCCCAGGCCGCCGAAGCCCTCGCCCAACCCGGCGACCGCATCGTCCTCGGCCCCTCCGACGACGGCGGCTACTACCTCATCGGCCTCAAGCAGGCACACCCCGAGCCCTTCCAAAACATCACCTGGTCCACCTCCGTCGTCTGCGCCGAAACCATCGAACGCATCGCAGCCGCCGGCATCGAGCTCGTCCTCCTGCCCACCTGGTACGACGTCGACGACGGTGCCACCCTCGCCGTCCTCCGCGCGGAGCTCCTCGAAGCCACCCCGCCCCCCTTCACCACCCTCCCCGGCTACGCCGCCCCGCACACCCACACATTCCTCGAAGACATGGAGCAAGCACGTTGAGCACCACCACACCCCACTGGGCAGACGCAAAACCCTGGCACACCAACATCGCCCTCGCCCTCCTGGGCGCGGCTCTCTTCTGGTTCTCCGGCCAGTACGTCCGCGAGTCGCACGCGTTCTGGATCGGCTTCTCCGGCACCTCCAGCTCCATGGCCGTCCTCTACCTCGCCAGTTGCTTCCTCGTCCTCACCCAGCCCGCCGACAGGTGGACCATGCGTATCCTCTGGACCGTGGCCATCGCGTGCAATCTCGTCACCATCTTCGCCCCACCCTTCTCCTCCACCGACATCTACCGCTACGTCTGGGACGGCATCGTACAGCACGCCGGCATCAACCCCTACCGCTACCTCCCGGCCGACCACGCCCTCGCCAACCTCCAGAAGAACTACAGCGACATCTACGAGAACATCAACCGCAAGGAGTACGCCCGCACCATCTACCCGCCCGCCGCCCAGTGGGTCGATTACCTCATCACCGCGGTCAGCCCCACCGTCACCTGCTTCAAATTCTTCATGGTCCTCTTCGAAGGCCTCACCTGCTGGGCGCTCATCCGTCTCCTCACCGCCCTTGGCCGCCCCCGCGAACAGGTCCTCCTCTTCGCCTGGTGCCCACTCCTCACCTGGGAGTTCGGCGGCGGAGGCCACCTCGATGCCATTGCCATCACCTTCATCGCCCTCGCCCTCCTCTACCGCTTCCGAGACTCCCGCGTCCTCACCGGCGTCTTCCTCGGCCTCGCCGTCATCACCAAGATCTACCCCCTCGTCCTCTTCCCAGCCCTCTACCGCAAGGGCGACTGGAAGATGCCCGCCGCCATGACCGCCACCATCGCCGCCGGATACGCCTGCTACTCCTCCGCCGGCATGCTCATCTTCAGCTTCTTCAACGGCTACGCCAAAGAGGAGGGCCTCGACACCGGCACCCGCTACTTCCTCCTCGAACTCGCCCAGAAGACCGCCGGTTTCCACTGGCTCTCGAACGGCATCTTCCTCGCCCTCTGCGCACTCATCTTCGCCGGCATCTCCCTCTGGGCCTTCAGCATCAGCCTCGAACGCGGCGGTGCCTTCCTCCGCCCAGCCTTCGCCCTGGCCTTCGCCCTCATGATCCTCTTCTCGCCGCACTACGGCTGGTACATCGCCTGGCTCATCCCGTTCTTCTGCCTCATCCCCAACCTTCCCCTCGCGACCTACCTCATGGCCTTCTTCTATGGCTACACCACCTGGTGGGCCGACCCCGGTCCCAAAATGTTCTATCTCAACAAGTGGCTCTACGGCGTTACCCTGATGGCAGTCCTGCTCCATCTGGCGTGGAACGCCCTCAAGCCCTTCCGCCCAGCCCTCTTCGCACGTCCGGCCTTTCCTGCATCCAAGGAGATCAACGTATGAGCAGCCTCCTCCCGATCCTTCCGCCGTCCGATCTTCTCGCCGAGCCCGAAGTCCTCTCTCCCGCCGCCCAGAAGGCCGAGGAAGAGAAGAACGCGATGCGAAAGTACTTCCAGAAGCCCGGCTCCCAGTCCGAACTCACCGGCCACGCCAGCGCCGAGCCCGTCTGCCTCTATCTCGAGACCACCAACCGCTGCAACCTCCTCTGCGTCACCTGCCCCCGCACCTACGAGCAGCTTGAGCCCGAAGCCGACATGCCCTGGGAGCTCTTCACCTCCCTCATCGACCAGTACCCCAACATCGCCCGCGTCGTCCTCCACGGCATCGGCGAGCCCATGCTCGTCAAGGACATCGCCCAGCGCGTCAAGTACCTCAAGGACCGCAACATCTACGTCCTCTTCAACACCAACGGCACCCTCCTCAACGACACCAACGGTCGAGCCCTCATCGAAGCCGGCCTCGACGAGCTCCGCGTCTCCCTCGACGCCGCCGAGTCCGAGGTCTACCAGATGGTGCGCGGCAAGGACTTCTTCGCCAAGATCGTTCAGAACGTCAAGAACTTCACCCGCCTCCAGCGCGAACTCAACGCCCCCAAGCCCCGCGTCTCCCTGTGGCTCACCGGCCTCCGCGAAACCGTCGACCAGCTCCCCAGCTTCGTCCGCCTCGCCCACGAGTGCGGCGTCACCGAGGTCTACCTCCAACGCCTCGTCTTCTTCGACTCCGGCGAGGCCAACGAGGGCTCCATGGCCCGCGCCGAATCCGCACTCTTCGAACACACCACCGCTGACGAAGAGGCGCTCATCAAAGAAGCCGAAGACGTAGCCAAAGAACTCGGCGTCATGTTCTCAGCCTCCGGTGCCGTCGACCCCGGCGAGTCCATCCGCATGCAGCAGTCGGACGCCCCCTGGAGCCTCTGCCGCCGCCCCTGGTCGCTCATGTACATCACCGCCAACGGCCGCGTCCTCCCCTGTTGCATCGCCCCGTTCAGCATGAAAGGCTACGGAGCCTTCACGCTCGGCGACGCCACCCAGTCCTCGCTCCGCGATATCTGGAACGGAGGCGAATACGTCCGCTTCCGCGAAGGCCTCCTGACCAGCGCCCCACCCCCCGCCTGCACCAACTGCGGCCTCCGCTGGAGCCTTTAACGAACTCTCAACCCACCTCGTCCACTGACCATCCCTGTTGCCATTGCCCCTTTGGTTGTCATTCCCGAAGGGGATCTGCTTTTGCTTTTGCCTTTGCTTCTGCCCTTGCCCTTGGAATGAGAGTGGGGCTTTAGCCCCACGCCCCGCCCACCAACAGAAGGGGGCTTCAGCCCGGGGCCGTTGCCTGTC
This window harbors:
- the yiaK gene encoding 3-dehydro-L-gulonate 2-dehydrogenase, which translates into the protein MLRVPYDDLYAALLKTILHLGVPSETAPLCARLFAETDRDGVRTHGLARFPRFSAMIRTGHIVPDAVPTKTSGFGAIERWNGNLGPGNLNAYAAMGRAMQLAREHGMGAVALSNTNHWMRGGSYGWQAATEGMFGICWTNTLANTPAWGTAKPTIGNNPLILAVPRAASPVVLDMATTQFSMGSLAAYAQRGAQLPVPGGYDSEGELTTDPKAIETSLRTLPIGFWKGSGLSLSLDLFAAMLSGGLSTHQLPLDPLKESGLSQFFLAIDPTNFTDPAQLSQIAESILDDLHAAPPIEGTRPPRYPGEETLRLRDENLAKGIPIDETLWQRLNDFTI
- a CDS encoding ArnT family glycosyltransferase, with amino-acid sequence MMRTKGREVLVVALALAIGFGLRAWFITHGPRVTGDSLVYGDIAKNWLRHGVYGFTRGLGARPTLLRLPGYPIFLTACFAVFGVDHYGAPMFVQAVADLWTCLLVAGIARRLYGERAWWLALWLGVLCPFTANYTGAALTETLSLLCIAAAFYAVLRWRDAGLGMNRWVVGAGAAMAYAVLLRPEQGLLAAAVVPAMAWMAWRGKGRLAAVAATALLIVLPLGPWAVRNWITFHVLQPLAPRNATDPGELIPVGFQKWYRTWGLDFITTDSVYWHYDTDPILMKDLPDRAFDTAQQRKTTAQLLDEYNQTTTATAAFDMRFKAIADERVKASPLRYYVEMPLGRLTNMLFRPRTELMNVPLDWWKWGRWAWISVGLGIINLLYFGLAGWGIGKAGIGGAAGWGMLAFCVLRCALLATIDNSEPRYTLELFPLIFVWASGVLAYSANGSRRPRS
- a CDS encoding flagellar biosynthesis anti-sigma factor FlgM, with protein sequence MKIPTLPPTLSPAEEPLPIEIDGPADVRWNKIRDLRARIDSGTYRIPSTAIASCILDAITSYK
- a CDS encoding class I SAM-dependent methyltransferase, producing the protein MSSVDSEISAAAVTERESLFERWSWFYALCREYLFRDHTDEIAGSLFPSEGPRPGTHVVELGCGPGFYSCRLATEFPGIQTTGIDLSEKLLLRAKLRAARRRLVNCDFSLGDACSLPPWIANVDAIVVSRLFLIVPGREAVLSEIHRVLRPGGRCFIAEPTSGFRTRIPLSCMWILSKLTSSPGGSYREPLQAHVMTRPDFSTLIHSQPWESVDLQYDGWYQYAVCQKRKASDPAAEVA
- a CDS encoding radical SAM protein, with product MSSLLPILPPSDLLAEPEVLSPAAQKAEEEKNAMRKYFQKPGSQSELTGHASAEPVCLYLETTNRCNLLCVTCPRTYEQLEPEADMPWELFTSLIDQYPNIARVVLHGIGEPMLVKDIAQRVKYLKDRNIYVLFNTNGTLLNDTNGRALIEAGLDELRVSLDAAESEVYQMVRGKDFFAKIVQNVKNFTRLQRELNAPKPRVSLWLTGLRETVDQLPSFVRLAHECGVTEVYLQRLVFFDSGEANEGSMARAESALFEHTTADEEALIKEAEDVAKELGVMFSASGAVDPGESIRMQQSDAPWSLCRRPWSLMYITANGRVLPCCIAPFSMKGYGAFTLGDATQSSLRDIWNGGEYVRFREGLLTSAPPPACTNCGLRWSL
- a CDS encoding glycosyltransferase family 87 protein, encoding MSTTTPHWADAKPWHTNIALALLGAALFWFSGQYVRESHAFWIGFSGTSSSMAVLYLASCFLVLTQPADRWTMRILWTVAIACNLVTIFAPPFSSTDIYRYVWDGIVQHAGINPYRYLPADHALANLQKNYSDIYENINRKEYARTIYPPAAQWVDYLITAVSPTVTCFKFFMVLFEGLTCWALIRLLTALGRPREQVLLFAWCPLLTWEFGGGGHLDAIAITFIALALLYRFRDSRVLTGVFLGLAVITKIYPLVLFPALYRKGDWKMPAAMTATIAAGYACYSSAGMLIFSFFNGYAKEEGLDTGTRYFLLELAQKTAGFHWLSNGIFLALCALIFAGISLWAFSISLERGGAFLRPAFALAFALMILFSPHYGWYIAWLIPFFCLIPNLPLATYLMAFFYGYTTWWADPGPKMFYLNKWLYGVTLMAVLLHLAWNALKPFRPALFARPAFPASKEINV
- a CDS encoding TIGR04282 family arsenosugar biosynthesis glycosyltransferase; the encoded protein is MSYPVLKAGQPDQSRSGLCALAVMAKAPRPGKVKTRLAPPLTLDQSAALNICFLKDTTQNIDSIEAAAGLVCYTPVGDESLFDTLLPPSFALIPQREGTFGERLLAAAQDILSTGFGSVCLIDSDSPTVPAAAFAQAAEALAQPGDRIVLGPSDDGGYYLIGLKQAHPEPFQNITWSTSVVCAETIERIAAAGIELVLLPTWYDVDDGATLAVLRAELLEATPPPFTTLPGYAAPHTHTFLEDMEQAR